The following proteins are co-located in the Lagenorhynchus albirostris chromosome 4, mLagAlb1.1, whole genome shotgun sequence genome:
- the MSMO1 gene encoding methylsterol monooxygenase 1, producing the protein MATNESISIFSSASLAVEYVDSLLPENPLQEPFKNAWNYMLNNYTKFQIATWGSLIVHEVLYFLFCLPGFLFQFIPYMKKYKIQKDKPETWENQWKCFKVLLFNHFCIQLPLICGTYYFTEYFNIPYDWETMPRWYMLLARCFGCAVIEDTWHYFLHRLLHHKRIYKHIHKIHHEFQAPFGMEAEYAHPLETLILGTGFFIGIMLLCDHVILLWAWVTIRLIETVDVHSGYDIPLNPLNLIPFYAGSRHHDFHHMNFIGNYASTFTWWDRLFGTDSQFIAYIEKTKKVEKKTE; encoded by the exons ATGGCAACAAATGAAAGTATCAGCATCTTTAGTTCAGCATCCTTGGCTGTGGAATATGTAGATTCACTTTTACCTGAGAATCCTCTGCaggaaccatttaaaaatgcttgGAACTATATGTTGAATAATTATACAAAGTTCCAGATTGCAACATGGGGATCACTCATAGTTCATGAGGTCCTTTATTTCTTGTTCTGTTTACCTGGATTCTTGTTTCAATTTATACCTTACatgaaaaagtacaaaattcaaaag gATAAACCAGAAACGTGGGAAAATcaatggaaatgttttaaagtacTTCTCTTTAATCACTTTTGTATCCAGCTTCCTTTGATTTGTGGAACCTATTATTTTACAGAGTATTTCAATATTCCTTATGATTGGGAAACAATGCCAAGATG GTACATGCTTTTGGCAAGATGCTTTGGCTGTGCAGTGATTGAGGATACCTGGCACTATTTCCTGCATAGGCTCTTACaccacaaaagaatatataagcATATTCATAAAATTCATCATGAGTTTCAG GCTCCATTTGGAATGGAAGCTGAATATGCACATCCTCTAGAAACCTTAATTCTTGGAACTGGATTTTTCATTGGAATCATGCTTTTATGTGATCATGTTATTCTTCTTTGGGCCTGGGTAACCATTCGTTTGATAGAAACTGTTGATGTCCATAG tggttATGACATTCCTCTCAACCCTTTAAATCTCATTCCTTTCTATGCTGGTTCTCGGCATCACGATTTCCACCACATGAACTTCATTGGAAACTATGCTTCGACATTTACATGGTGGGATAGACTTTTTGGAACAGACTCTCAATTTATTGCCTACATTGAGAAAACGAAGAAGGTTGAGAAAAAGACTGAATAA